Genomic window (Flavobacterium oreochromis):
CCAACTATTTTACTCAATTCACATCATGATACAGTTAAGCCTAATAAACACTATACAAAAAATCCTTTTAGTCCAGACATAAAAAATGGTATTTTATATGGTTTAGGAAGTAATGATGCAGGAGGTTCCTTAGTTGCACTAGCAGCTTGTTTTGTATATTTTTATGATAGACAAGACCTAAAATTTAATCTTATTTATGCTGCTACAGCTGAAGAAGAAATATCTGGAAATAATGGAATTGAAATAGTTTTACCAGAATTAGGTAAAATTCATTTTGGTATAGTAGGTGAACCTACTAAAATGAATATAGCAATTGCAGAAAAAGGATTATTTGTAATTGATTGTATTGCGCATGGAAAATCAGGACATGCCGCAAGAGATGAAGGAGAAAATGCTATTTATAAAGCATTGAAAGATATTCAATGGTTTCAAACATTTCAATTTCCAAAACAATCAGAAATGTTAGGTAAAGTAAAAATGTCTGTAACTGTTATTAATGCAGGCCTTCAACACAATGTAGTTCCTGAAACTTGTCTGTTTACAGTAGATGTTAGAACAACAGATGAATATACGAATGAAGAAGCATTAACTATAATAAAACAACATGTAACCTCTGAAGTTATTCCACGTTCTACACGTTTAAATCCTTCTTTTGTTTCCAAAGAACACCCAATGGTTCAAACAGGTATTATGTTAGGTAGAAAAGTTTATGCTTCACCAACAACTTCTGATCAAGCACTTATGAATGGTTTTCCTACATTTAAAATGGGGCCCGGTGATTCAGCAAGATCCCATACAGCTAATGAATATATTTACATAGAAGAAATAAATAAAGGGATTGAAATTTATATAGCGATGCTTGAAGAATACAATAAAGCTAATCATGAAATTGTTATGAATTAATACTTTATTTATAAATAAGTATTAAAAAAATAAAATAACTACAAAAAATGTAGAACTATCAGAAATAAAAATAGTTATGAAACTTTGGCAGAATACAGATAAAGATACAAAAACTACTATTGAAAAAATGGTAGAACAATTTACGATAGGGCAAGATACTGTGTGGGATTTATATTTAGCAGAAGCAGATATAAAAGGTTCTATAGCACATACCTCTATGTTACATAAAATAGGATTGTTAAATAATACAGAGTTAAAAGAAGCTCATGATGGATTAGAAGAAATTTTAAAAACGGTACATAATAAAACCTTTCTTATAGAAGACGGAATAGAAGATGTACATTCACAAGTAGAGTTATTATTAACAAAAATGAAAGGAGAAGTAGGGAAAAAAATCCATGCTGGACGCTCCAGAAATGACCAATCATTATTAGATATTAAAATCTTTATAAAATCAGAGATAAAATGTATTGTTCAAAAAATAGAAATTGTATTTAACAGTTTAATTGATTTAAGTGAGAAACATAAAAATGATTTATTACCAGGATATACTCATTTTCAGTTAGCAATGCCTTCTTCATTTGGGTTATGGTTTGGAGCTTATGCTGAAAGCCTATCAGATGATTTAGAACTGATTCTTGCCGCATATTATATGGCAAATAAAAATCCATTAGGTTCAGGAGCTGGTTATGGATCTTCATTTCCTTTAAACCGATCCTTTACAACCTCATTACTTGATTTTGAAACCATGAATTATAATGTTGTTTATGCACAAATGACAAGAGGAAAGATTGAAAAAGTTACCGCTACTGCTTTATCAAGTATAGCATCAACACTGACAAAATTTTCTATGGATGTATGTTTATATATGAATCAAAACTTTGGGTTTATTTCTTTTCCTAAAGAATTAACTACAGGAAGTAGTATTATGCCCCATAAAAAAATCCAGATATTTTTGAATTAATCAGAGCAAAATGTAATAGAATTCAAGCATTACCTAATGAATTAACTTTGTTAACTAATAATTTACCTTCCGGTTATCATAGAGATATGCAGTTAACGAAAGAGTGTTTATTTCCAGCTATTATAAATTTAAAAGAATGTTTAGACATGCTTCAGTTAATGTTAGAAAATATGAGTATTAAAAAAGATATTTTATCAGATGAAAAATATTTAAACCTATTTACTGTTGAAGCAGTTAATGAATTAGTTTTATCCGAATTCCATTTAGAGAAGCCTATAAAATTGTTTCAAAACAAGTTGAAGAGAATGTGTTTATTCACAATAGAAAAATACTTAAACATACTCATGAAGGGAGTATCGGTAATTTACAAAATGATATGATAAAAAAGAATTTATCAGAAATAGAAAAAAAATAATTTAATCTTCTTTCAAATAATAAGCTGTTTCATTTTTTACCATACTCATCACTATGTTGCTATGATATTGACCTATATTAGGGATATTAGCTAATTTATTTGTAACAAAATTATTATAAGCATCAATATCAGTGGTTGCTATTTTTAACATATAATCATAAATGCCTGAAAGACTCGTCACTTCAAGAATTTCAGGCATTTTCATTACCTCTTCCTCGAATTTTTTAGATTCTCGCGAGATTGTTTTTTTAGAGTAATATTGCAATAAGCAAAAAGCTTTATACCTACTTTTGAAGGATTAAGTATAACGGCACTTTTTTTTATAATTCCAGATTCTTCAAGATGCTTAATTCTCTCATAGGTAGGAGTATAAGAAAGTCCAACCATAGCCGCAACATCTTTCACAGAAAGTGTACAATCTTGTTGTAAAATATTCAGAATTTTTGCGTCTATTTTATCCATAAAAAGGAAGTACAATATTATTTACTCTTTTGTTTCTTCTTCTTTTTTCGTAGCAGTTTCTTCTCCCTTAGAAGCTTTTTTGAATTCATTCAAACCACTTCCTAAACCTTTCATTAATTCAGGAATTTTTTTACCGCCAAATAATAATAACAAAGCTGCAATTATTAATATAATTTCAGTTGGACCTAATCTTCCCATATTCTTAAAAATTGTGCAAAAATTGCATTTAAATTATTATGCAAAGATAATAAAGAAAAAACTCAAATGTAATTTTTAACGAATTATTATTCATATACTAAACTACAAGTCTATATTTCCTATATTTGTGATACGTATAAATTGAGTTTATGGCGATACTAAAAAAATTCAACCGCAAAGAATTTCTTGATAAAATTATAACAAAAAGACGTTTAATTATCTTAAATGAAGATACTTTTGAAGAACAATTTTCTCTTCAATTAACTATTTTAAATGTTTTTTTATTACTAACTATTGGAGCTATTTTTTTAATTTCAATCACCACCTATATTATTGCCTTTACCACTTTAAGAGAATATATACCAGGATATTCATCTACTGAATTAAAAGAAAAAGCACTTCTATTAGGTTTAAAATCAGATTCATTAGATTTTGAAATAAAAAAGAATGATGCGTACATCCAATCAGTGAAAAAAGTATTAACAGGCGATTTAGAATACGCTAAAGTAAATAAAGATTCTATTTTAGCTTCAGATTATGTGGATCCTTCTGAGTATGATATGCAAGTCTCTCAAGAAGAAAAAGAATTACGCAAACAAGTAGAAGCAGCAGCAAAAAAAGATAGTAAATAATGTCTATTAAAAGTATAGGAGCGAGAATCTTTGCTTCCATTATTCATCGTAAAACCCAAAAATGGGTTCAGAATCCCATTGCAACGCAACAAAAAGTATTTAAACAGTTACTAGCACAAGCTAAAGATACTCAATTTGGTAAAGATCATTATTTTGATAAAATTTCTAATTATCAAGAATTTGCCATACAAGTTCCAATACGTGATTATGAAGCTTTATGCCCTTATATAAATCAAGTAATAAATGGGAAAGCTAATATTTTATGGAAAGGAAAACCATTGTATTTTGCTAAAACATCTGGAACTACTTCAGGTGCTAAATATATTCCATTAACTAAAGAATCAATGCCATTTCATATTCAAGCCGCTCGAAATGCTATCTTGAGTTATATACACGAAACAGGTAAAGCTCATTTTGTTAATGGAAAAATGATTTTTTTACAAGGAAGTCCTATTTTAGAAGAAAAAAATGGAATAAAACTAGGAAGACTTTCTGGAATTGTAGCTCATTTTGTACCTCAATATTTGCAGAAAAATCGTATGCCTTCTTGGGAAACTAATTGCATAGAAGATTGGGAAATGAAAGTAAATACAGTTGTAGAAGAAACCATTAATGAAAATATGACCGTTATATCAGGAATTCCTTCTTGGGTACAAATGTATTTTGAAAAACTTTCTCAAAAAGCTAAAAAACCAGTTGGTAATATTTTTAAAAATTTTAACCTATTTATTTATGGAGGTGTAAATTATGAACCTTATAGAGCAAAATTTGAAAACTTAATAGGTCGTAAAGTAGATTCTATAGAATTATTTCCAGCTTCAGAAGGATTTTTTGCTTATCAAGATTCACAAAAAGAAAAAGGAATGTTATTGCTTTTAAATTCAGGAATTTTTTATGAGTTTATTAAAGCAGACGATTTTTTCAACCCTAACCCACGTCGTTACACAATTGGAGAAGTAGAGCTTAATATAAATTACGTTTTAATTATATCTACTAATGCTGGATTATGGGCATACAATATTGGTGATACAGTACAATTTACTTCCTTAAACCCATATAGAATAATAGTTACAGGAAGAATTAAACATTATATTTCAGCTTTTGGAGAACATGTTATAGGAAAAGAAGTTGAAACTGCTTTAGAAGAAGCCATGAAAGACTCAACTATTACTATAAATGAATTTACAGTAGCACCTCAAATTAATCCAACAGAAGGATTACCTTATCATGAATGGTTTATTGAGTTTGAAAATGAGCCTTTAGATATCGAAAATTTTGCTCTAAAAATTGATCAAGCTATGCGTAAACAAAATGTTTACTATGATGATTTGATTACAGGTAATGTATTAAAAAACCTTGTTATTACTAAGGTTGTAAAAAATGGTTTTCAAGATTATATGAAGTCAATAGGAAAGTTAGGAGGGCAAAATAAACTACCGCGTTTAAGTAATGATCGTAAGATTGCTGATTTTTTAAATAAAAAAGCCTCCTGATTATAGGCAAGAGGCAACCTAAATGTTTTCACAACGGAATAATCCTTATTGTGAATTGCTTTCAAATTTTGTTATACGAATATACATTTTTTCGATCTTAAAAAATAGTTTTAGTTTATTTTTTATAATAATATTGTTATAAATAAATAAACTAATGAGGAAATTTAACTTAGGATTAGATATAGGCACCAATTCTATTGGTTGGGCTCTAGTAAATAAAGACTATGAAAATAAAAAAGGCAAAATTATAGCAGCAGGGAGTAGGATCATTCCTATGCCCCAAGATATTTTAGATAAATTTGGTTCAGGAGTTATTACTGAAACACAAACAGCACTACGTACAGATTATCGTAGTAAACGTAAATTAATACAAAGATTCTTATTAAGAAGAGAACGTTTACATAGAGTTTTAAATGTACTTGATTTTTTACCTAAACATTATGCTCAAAGTATTGATTTTCAAAAGCACTTTGGTAAATTTCTACCTAATACAGAACCTAAGTTAGCATATAATAAAAATCAATTTTTATTTGAAAATTCTTTTCTTCAAATGCTAAAAGAATTTCAAGAAAAACATCCTGAATTATATACTGATAATAAAAAAATTCCATACGATTGGACTATTTATTATTTAAGAAAAAAAGCCTTAAATCAAAAAATAGAAAAACAAGAATTAGCTTGGTTATTACTTCAATTTAATCAAAAAAGAGGATATAATCAATTAAGAGATGAAGAAGAACAAAATATACCTAATAAAAAAGTAGAATATTATTCTTTACAAGTTATAGAAGTTATACCAGATGAAGCTAAAGAAGGAAATGATAAAATATGGTACAGTATTAATTTAGAAAACGGTTGGACTTATAGACGAGAAAGTAAAATACCTTTATTTAACTGGAAAGGAAAAGTAAAAGATTTTATTGTAACTACTGATTTAAATCAAGATGGCTCTATAAAAAAAGACAGAGAAGGAAAAGAAAAAAGAAGTTTTAGAGCTCCTAGTGAAGGAGATTGGACTCTACTTAAAAAGAAAACTGAAAATGAAATTCAAGCATCAGGGAAAACCCTTGGAGTTTATATTTATGATGCCTTACTTAATAATCCAAATCTTAAAATAAAAGGAGCTTTTATAAGAACCATTGATAGAAGTTTTTATAAAGAAGAACTTCAACAGATTATTACTAAACAAAAAGAATATCACAAAGAACTTAATAATTCTAAACTATATAAGGCTTGTATAGAAGAACTATATCCTAAAAATGAAATATATAAAAGTATACTTAAAAATAAAGACATTGCCCACTTATTTATTAATGATATTTTATACTATCAACGCCCTCTAAAAACGCAAAAATATAACATAGGGAAATGTACTTATGAAAGTAGAATATTTAAAAAAGAAGGTAAAAAAATTGCAGAATTTATTCCAGCAGTTTCTAAATCTCATCCATTATTTCAAGAATTTCGGTTATGGCAATGGATAAAAAATCTTAAGATATATGAAAAATTATCTAGTGATAATTGTACTGATCTTTTTCTTACTAATGAGAAAGATTTTGAAGATCTTTTTGAATTCTTATGGAATAAAAAAGAAATTGATCATAAAGGAATTTTAGAATATTTAATAAGAACAAAATTTCCGGATTTAAAACCAAAACAAATTAAAATCAAGATAAAAGAATATCGTTGGAATTATGTATATGATCATGAAAAAGATGAATCAAAAAGCTATCCCTGTGGAGAAACTTATTTTTTGATAAAAAGTAAACTAGATAGGATTAATAATATTGAAAGTAATTTCTTAAGCAAAGAAAAACTTTATAATCTCTGGCATATTATTTATTCAGTAACAGACAAAAAACAATATGAAAAAGCTTTAATAAAATTTGCTCTAAAAAATAATATTGATAGTAAGCTTTTTGTTAATAGTTTTAAAAGAATTCCCCCTTTTAAAAATGATTATGCTATTTATTCTTTAAAAGCAATCAATAAATTATTACCATTAATGAGAGTAGGCAAGTACTGGAATTATGATACTATTGATACAGCTACAAAACAAAAAATTCAATCTATAATTAATGGGGAAGAAGATAATACCATTTCTACTTTAGTTAGAGAAAAAACAATTCATTTTTCAAAAGAAAGTGATTTTAAAAACTTACCCCTTTGGTTAGCGGGATATATAGTATATAATACTCATAATGAAAGTACTGAAATTGAAAAATGGCAGTCCCCTCAAGATATAGATACTTTTCTAAAAAACTTTAAGCAACATGCTTTAAGAAACCCTATTGTAGAACAAGTAATAACAGAAACCCTTCGAGTAGTAAGAGATATATGGTTAAAAAAAGGAGGAGGAGAAAAAGATTTTTTTAATGAAATACATATTGAATTAGGAAAAGACTTAAAAAATCCTATTGATAAACGTAGAAAATTATCAAGTACTAATATAAAAAACGAATCAACAAATACCAGAATAAAAGCACTTCTTACAGAGTTATTTAATCAAGGAATTGAAAATATCAGACCTAACGCTCTTAAGCATCAAGAAATTCTTAAAATATTTGAAGAAAGTGTTTTAAATTCAGGAATAGACATAGATGAAGATATACTTAAAATTAGTAATATAGCCCAACCTACTAAAAAGCAACTACAATATTATGTACACTGGCTAGAAGAAAAATATAAATCACCTTATACAGGTCAAATCATTCCTTTAAGTAAACTATTTACCTCTGACTATGAAGTAGAACATATTATACCTAGAAGTAAATATTATGATGATAGCTTATCAAATAAAGTAATATGCGAAACAGAAATAAATAGATTAAAAAATAATCAATTAGGATATGAATTTATTAACAATCATGAAATAAGAGAAATTACTTTACAAGAAGGTAAAACAATAAGATTATTAAGTCCAGAACAATATTTAAATTTTGTTAATACCTATTATGCAAAAAATAAAGCCAAAAGAAAAACTCTTTTACTAGAAGAGCTTCCTATAGAAATGGTGGAAAGACAACTAAATGACACACGTTACATAAGTAAGTATGTTATGCAATTATTGTCTAAAATAGTAAGAAAACAAGATGGTACAGATAATGGTTTAAACTCAATAAATGTACTATCTGTTTCAGGAAAAATGATCAGAGCTCTTAAAAATGATTGGGAACTTAATGATATTTGGAACGATTTATTACTTCATCGTTTTGACAGATTAAACAGTATAACAAATACTAACTTATTTACCACTTATAGTGAACAAAAGCAAAAAATGATTCCTATTGTACCTGATCAATATGCAAAAGGATTTCATAAAAAAAAGTTAGATCATCGTCATCATGCACTAGATGCAATCATAATAGCTTGTATAACTCGTAATCATATTAATTATATGAACAATCAGAATATACAAGGTGGAAAAAATAAAAAGATTAAAATAGATAAACAATGTTACCGCGAAATATTTCAAAAATCACGTCTTGAGATAAGAGCACAGTTGTGTCAAAAAAAATACAATGATCATGATCAAACTAATTATAATTGGGTTTTTATAAAACCTTGGAAAGATTTTACAAAAGAAACTAAAGAAGTTTTAGAATCTATTATTCCTTCCTTTAAACAAAATTTAAGGATTATAAACAAAACAGTAAATTATTACGAAAAGTATAATGAAAATGGGAAAAAAGTAAAAATAAGACAGACTAAAGGAGATAACTGGGCAATTCGTAAACCATTACATAAAGAAACCATTTCAGGAAAAGTATATTTGTCCTATAAAATACCAGCAAAAGGAAAAATTTTAACAGCAACTCGTAAATTTTTAGATACCACTGTAGATTTAAAATCTATTGAAAAAATTACAGATACAGGAATTCAAAAAATACTTAAAAACTATTTAGAATATAAAGGAACTCCTGAGTTAGCTTTTTCACCAGAAGGGATAGAAGAATTAAACACTACTATCGAACAATATAATGATGGTTTTGCTCATAAACCCATTTATAAAATACGTATTTATGAAGAAGGAGTAAAATTTCCTTTAGGAACTAAAGGAAATAAAAAAATAAATATGTAGAAGCAGAAAAAGGAACTAATCTGTTTTTTGCTATTTATAAAGATCAAGAAAATAATCGCTATTTTGAAACAATTCCCTTTAATGACGTTTTAGAAACTTTAAAACAAGGGTTGCCAGCAGTTTCCGAAAAAAATCAAATGGGTAATACTCTAGTTTTTGCTTTATCTCCTCAAGATTTAGTATTTGTTCCTACATTAGAAGAAGTAGAAAATCCTGATCTTGTTGATTTTAAAAATCTAACAAAACAACAAACTAATAGGATTTATAAAATGGTAAGCTCTTCTGGAAAGCAATGCTTTTTTATTAAAGCAGAAGTAGCAACATCTATTATTAATAAAATGGAATTCACAACCTCTAATAAAATGGAAAATTCCATAGAAGGAATCCAAATTAAATCTAACTGTTGGAAACTTAAATTAGATAGATTAGGTACCATAACAAGAGTAACTAAATAAAGCCCTCACATTTTATCTATATTGTTTAACCTCTGTAAAAGTAAAGGAAAGGACAAACATTTTTTTGTTTGTCCTAGCCGTTAATATAAAAACTTTAGTTTTATAATTAAAAATTTATTAAAAAAACATACGAACCATATTTATTATCAATTATAAACCCTTTGTTTCTGTTATGTTTATTATATTAAATATTTCATAAAAAGATGAAATAAAGTTTAGACAATAGTGTTTTTTGATAAAATAGAGTAATCGTAAAAAGAATATTAACAAAAAAATGGTCAATCAAGTTCTTATCCAAAAAATAAAAAACTTCATTAACCAATTTAATTGTACTTTTTAAAAAACATCAAAAGTATTTTGATTTTCAATTTCCTCTCTTAACAGAGATTATAATTCATTATGAAAATATCAAGATTTGAAAGCAATTCACAACAAATAAAAAAACTGATTAAAAGGGTTTCGAGTTGTGATATATCACAAAGGTACAAAAATTTGAAAGCAATTTACAACTGTAATATCTGTTAAAAAAATCATAATAACACATGTAATTTCCTACAAAAATAAGAAAAAACAATAAAAAAGCAAAATAAAAAAACCTAACAAGGTTGTCTTTTCTTATTGTTAGTTTATCCTCCTCCTAAAAAAACATTATCTAAAAAGCTAAAAAAACAATAAAACCTTAATATTGATAAGAATTAATAAATTATGTTGGTAAATATTTAATTATTATGAAAATGTTAGAAAATAAAATAAATAAAAAATAATAAAACACAAGGTGTAATTAAGGTCTAATTTTTTATATTTGAAACTATGAATAACAATTGGTCCAGATACAAAGTTAAAAAAGGTGATACGCTAGAATCAATAGCAAAAGAAATAGGTATTAGCCATCAAGCACTTAGACGCCATCATAATACCTATTGTAAAAAAAAATACCTAATAGAGTATAATCATTTAAAAGGGATAGAAGAAATACTACTACCCTCCATTGAAGAGCTTGAAAAGCTTCTAGAATTTGAAAAAAAACAGAGCCTCTTAGTAATTTACCTTTGTATTACCTACCTAAAAATTTTTACAAAAAACAATATGATGTAGAAGAAACAATTCAAGAAATTACATCAGACACCTTTACAATACATTCCAGTATTGATATAGAAATAATAGACAATAAAAACGGCTATATAGTGTCCTTTAGAAAAAAAGACCATGAGTTATCAGAAGATAAAATCACTCTACTATCATTAGCCTGTATAAAAACAATTTATCCAATAGAATTTACCATACGACCACAAGGGCAAATAATAGATATAAATAATCATTCAGCAATAATAGCTAGATTCAAAAAAAGTAAATCAGCACTATTAGATTATTATACAGGAGAAATAAATCAAGAATATATTAATAAATTCGAGAGGAATTTAATAGACAAAAAAACACTTCTAAAAAGTTACTGTTCAACATTATTATATCAAATTTTATTTCCTAATATGAGTTGGTTTAGTCAAGAAGATAAAAAAGATTATTTCTACTTTCATCCCAATTCCTATAATGTAGAATGTAATTTTAGCACTCAATATGATTTTGAAAATTCAGACTATATAAAAACGACAATCAAATCAAATTATATAGAAGGAAATAGCTTTCAAGAAATATTACGAAGAAAAGTTATTGAATACCCT
Coding sequences:
- a CDS encoding Lrp/AsnC ligand binding domain-containing protein, which encodes MPEILEVTSLSGIYDYMLKIATTDIDAYNNFVTNKLANIPNIGQYHSNIVMSMVKNETAYYLKED
- a CDS encoding peptidase; translated protein: MAILKKFNRKEFLDKIITKRRLIILNEDTFEEQFSLQLTILNVFLLLTIGAIFLISITTYIIAFTTLREYIPGYSSTELKEKALLLGLKSDSLDFEIKKNDAYIQSVKKVLTGDLEYAKVNKDSILASDYVDPSEYDMQVSQEEKELRKQVEAAAKKDSK
- a CDS encoding LysM peptidoglycan-binding domain-containing protein, coding for MNNNWSRYKVKKGDTLESIAKEIGISHQALRRHHNTYCKKKYLIEYNHLKGIEEILLPSIEELEKLLEFEKKQSLLVIYLCITYLKIFTKNNMM
- a CDS encoding Lrp/AsnC family transcriptional regulator, coding for MDKIDAKILNILQQDCTLSVKDVAAMVGLSYTPTYERIKHLEESGIIKKSAVILNPSKVGIKLFAYCNITLKKQSRENLKNSRKR
- a CDS encoding GH3 family domain-containing protein, encoding MSIKSIGARIFASIIHRKTQKWVQNPIATQQKVFKQLLAQAKDTQFGKDHYFDKISNYQEFAIQVPIRDYEALCPYINQVINGKANILWKGKPLYFAKTSGTTSGAKYIPLTKESMPFHIQAARNAILSYIHETGKAHFVNGKMIFLQGSPILEEKNGIKLGRLSGIVAHFVPQYLQKNRMPSWETNCIEDWEMKVNTVVEETINENMTVISGIPSWVQMYFEKLSQKAKKPVGNIFKNFNLFIYGGVNYEPYRAKFENLIGRKVDSIELFPASEGFFAYQDSQKEKGMLLLLNSGIFYEFIKADDFFNPNPRRYTIGEVELNINYVLIISTNAGLWAYNIGDTVQFTSLNPYRIIVTGRIKHYISAFGEHVIGKEVETALEEAMKDSTITINEFTVAPQINPTEGLPYHEWFIEFENEPLDIENFALKIDQAMRKQNVYYDDLITGNVLKNLVITKVVKNGFQDYMKSIGKLGGQNKLPRLSNDRKIADFLNKKAS
- the tatA gene encoding twin-arginine translocase TatA/TatE family subunit; translated protein: MGRLGPTEIILIIAALLLLFGGKKIPELMKGLGSGLNEFKKASKGEETATKKEEETKE
- a CDS encoding M20 family metallo-hydrolase, which translates into the protein MEHLQKEALELLQKLIKKQSFSKEENDTADILDEFFIHKGISTHRLLHNVWVKNKYFNHLKPTILLNSHHDTVKPNKHYTKNPFSPDIKNGILYGLGSNDAGGSLVALAACFVYFYDRQDLKFNLIYAATAEEEISGNNGIEIVLPELGKIHFGIVGEPTKMNIAIAEKGLFVIDCIAHGKSGHAARDEGENAIYKALKDIQWFQTFQFPKQSEMLGKVKMSVTVINAGLQHNVVPETCLFTVDVRTTDEYTNEEALTIIKQHVTSEVIPRSTRLNPSFVSKEHPMVQTGIMLGRKVYASPTTSDQALMNGFPTFKMGPGDSARSHTANEYIYIEEINKGIEIYIAMLEEYNKANHEIVMN
- the cas9 gene encoding type II CRISPR RNA-guided endonuclease Cas9 (Cas9, originally named Csn1, is the large, multifunctional signature protein of type II CRISPR/Cas systems. It is well known even to general audiences because its RNA-guided endonuclease activity has made it a popular tool for custom editing of eukaryotic genomes.), producing MRKFNLGLDIGTNSIGWALVNKDYENKKGKIIAAGSRIIPMPQDILDKFGSGVITETQTALRTDYRSKRKLIQRFLLRRERLHRVLNVLDFLPKHYAQSIDFQKHFGKFLPNTEPKLAYNKNQFLFENSFLQMLKEFQEKHPELYTDNKKIPYDWTIYYLRKKALNQKIEKQELAWLLLQFNQKRGYNQLRDEEEQNIPNKKVEYYSLQVIEVIPDEAKEGNDKIWYSINLENGWTYRRESKIPLFNWKGKVKDFIVTTDLNQDGSIKKDREGKEKRSFRAPSEGDWTLLKKKTENEIQASGKTLGVYIYDALLNNPNLKIKGAFIRTIDRSFYKEELQQIITKQKEYHKELNNSKLYKACIEELYPKNEIYKSILKNKDIAHLFINDILYYQRPLKTQKYNIGKCTYESRIFKKEGKKIAEFIPAVSKSHPLFQEFRLWQWIKNLKIYEKLSSDNCTDLFLTNEKDFEDLFEFLWNKKEIDHKGILEYLIRTKFPDLKPKQIKIKIKEYRWNYVYDHEKDESKSYPCGETYFLIKSKLDRINNIESNFLSKEKLYNLWHIIYSVTDKKQYEKALIKFALKNNIDSKLFVNSFKRIPPFKNDYAIYSLKAINKLLPLMRVGKYWNYDTIDTATKQKIQSIINGEEDNTISTLVREKTIHFSKESDFKNLPLWLAGYIVYNTHNESTEIEKWQSPQDIDTFLKNFKQHALRNPIVEQVITETLRVVRDIWLKKGGGEKDFFNEIHIELGKDLKNPIDKRRKLSSTNIKNESTNTRIKALLTELFNQGIENIRPNALKHQEILKIFEESVLNSGIDIDEDILKISNIAQPTKKQLQYYVHWLEEKYKSPYTGQIIPLSKLFTSDYEVEHIIPRSKYYDDSLSNKVICETEINRLKNNQLGYEFINNHEIREITLQEGKTIRLLSPEQYLNFVNTYYAKNKAKRKTLLLEELPIEMVERQLNDTRYISKYVMQLLSKIVRKQDGTDNGLNSINVLSVSGKMIRALKNDWELNDIWNDLLLHRFDRLNSITNTNLFTTYSEQKQKMIPIVPDQYAKGFHKKKLDHRHHALDAIIIACITRNHINYMNNQNIQGGKNKKIKIDKQCYREIFQKSRLEIRAQLCQKKYNDHDQTNYNWVFIKPWKDFTKETKEVLESIIPSFKQNLRIINKTVNYYEKYNENGKKVKIRQTKGDNWAIRKPLHKETISGKVYLSYKIPAKGKILTATRKFLDTTVDLKSIEKITDTGIQKILKNYLEYKGTPELAFSPEGIEELNTTIEQYNDGFAHKPIYKIRIYEEGVKFPLGTKGNKKINM